The Zingiber officinale cultivar Zhangliang chromosome 9A, Zo_v1.1, whole genome shotgun sequence genome window below encodes:
- the LOC122019758 gene encoding pyruvate kinase 1, cytosolic-like, producing MHSTNLLLEEPIRMVSILEPSKPSFFPAMTKIVGTLGPKSRSVEVISACLKAGMSVARFDFSWGDIGYHQETLENLKVAVKGTKKLCAVMLDTVGPELQVVNKSEKAISLEADASVVLTPDQEKEASSELLPINFTGLSKAVTPGDTIFMGQYLFTGSETTSVWLEVSELKGDDVVCTIKNSATLAGSLFTLHVSQLHISLPTLTEADKKAISTWGVRNKIDFLSLSYTRHAEDVREAREFLSKLGDLSQTQIFAKIESVEGLTHFDEILQEADGIILSRGNLGIDLPPEKVFLFQKAAVYKCNMAGKPAVVTRVVDSMTDNLRPTRAEATDVANAILDGSDAILLGAETLRGLYPVETISTVGRICYEAEKVFNQDLYFKKTVKYVGEPMTHLESIASSAVRAAIKVKASIIICFTSSGRAARLIAKYRPTMPVLSVVVPRLKTNQLRWSFSGAFEARQSLIVRGLFPMLADPRHPAESTGASNESVLKVALDHGKASGLIKSHDRVVICQKVGDASVVKIIELED from the exons ATGCATTCAACCAACCTCCTCCTCGAAGAACCCATCAGGATGGTTTCCATCCTCGAGCCCTCCAAGCCA AGTTTCTTCCCCGCCATGACTAAGATCGTCGGGACGCTCGGCCCCAAATCCCGGTCGGTGGAGGTGATATCTGCCTGCCTCAAGGCCGGCATGTCGG TGGCGCGCTTTGACTTCTCCTGGGGGGACATTGGCTATCACCAGGAGACACTGGAAAATCTGAAGGTGGCCGTCAAGGGCACCAAGAAGCTTTGCGCC GTCATGCTAGATACTGTGGGTCCTGAGTTGCAAGTTGTGAACAAAAGCGAGAAGGCCATCTCGCTTGAGGCAGATGCTTCTGTTGTTTTGACACCAGACCAAGAGAAGGAAGCGTCGTCTGAGTTATTACCTATAAACTTTACTGGATTATCAAAG GCAGTGACACCAGGAGACACAATATTTATGGGCCAATACTTGTTTACCGGTAGTGAAACTACATCTGTTTGGCTGGAG GTGTCTGAGCTCAAAGGTGATGATGTAGTCTGTACAATTAAAAACTCAGCAACTCTAGCTGGATCACTTTTCACTTTGCATGTCTCCCAACTTCATATCAGTTTACCTACACTCACTGAAGCCGATAAGAAG GCAATAAGTACGTGGGGTGTCCGCAATAAAATTGATTTCCTTTCATTATCTTACACAAGGCATGCTGAGGATGTTCGGGAA GCCCGGGAATTTTTATCCAAGTTAGGTGATTTGAGCCAAACTCAAATATTTGCAAAAATTGAGAGCGTTGAG ggtttaacacatTTTGATGAGATTCTGCAAGAAGCGGATGGTATAATTCTTTCTCGTGGGAATCTTGGAATAGATCTCCCACCTGAGAAG GTGTTTTTATTCCAAAAGGCTGCTGTCTATAAGTGCAACATGGCTGGAAAGCCAGCAGTTGTCACACGTGTGGTTGATAGCATGACTGACAACTTGAGACCTACACGTGCAGAAGCAACTGATGTGGCCAATGCAATACTTGATG GTAGTGATGCTATCCTTTTGGGTGCTGAAACACTTCGGGGGTTGTACCCTGTAGAAACCATTTCAACTGTAGGTAGAATTTGTTATGAG GCCGAGAAAGTTTTCAACCAGGATTTGTACTTTAAGAAGACTGTTAAGTATGTTGGAGAACCAATGACTCACCTGGAATCCATTGCATCATCTGCA GTACGTGCTGCTATTAAAGTAAAGGCTTCCATTATAATTTGTTTCACCTCTTCTGGTAGAGCAGCAAG ATTAATAGCCAAGTATAGGCCTACTATGCCTGTGCTATCTGTGGTCGTTCCTCGGCTTAAGACAAACCAACTTCGATGGAGTTTCAGTGGCGCTTTTGAA GCTAGACAATCACTCATTGTTCGAGGTCTTTTCCCCATGTTGGCTGACCCTCGCCATCCT GCTGAGTCTACTGGTGCCTCCAATGAATCAGTGCTGAAGGTTGCTCTTGATCATGGAAAAGCCTCTGGGCTGATCAAATCTCATGATCGTGTTGTCATCTGCCAAAAGGTTGGGGATGCTTCTGTCGTGAAGATTATTGAATTAGAGGATTGA
- the LOC122021472 gene encoding AT-hook motif nuclear-localized protein 1-like — protein sequence MEGREGIVSSRCEGGGGWGVPPAAPPSGGVAPPEGTGFTTGVVGSGDGVEVSDGDLAAVKKRGRPRKYVPDGLALVPSPTAGSASPFSPGSGSSEAKRGRGRPRGSGNRQLLAALGEYFTVSAGGGFTPHVVTIDTGEDVIARIRSFSEKGPRTTCILSANGAVSNATLHQQGSSGGTFTYEGRFEILSLSGSFSNAATGGVRSRTHSINVSLAGPDGRVIGGGVAGLLLAASPIQMIVGSFKPNAFKNQQAKLSQSTAAKPTSQANLDDDCDTPTSALPKQPFAENRMSDPTASTTLRPTSWHGLHSPEHKVSPDINIRLHGE from the exons ATGGAAGGTAGGGAGGGCATTGTGTCGTCGAGGTgcgaaggaggaggaggatgggGAGTTCCGCCGGCGGCGCCACCTTCAGGCGGGGTCGCACCGCCCGAAGGGACTGGCTTTACGACTGGAGTGGTCGGAAGCGGCGACGGGGTAGAAGTCAGCGATGGAGACCTCGCGGCGGTGAAGAAGAGGGGAAGGCCTAGAAAGTACGTCCCTGATGGCCTGGCCCTGGTGCCGTCCCCCACCGCTGGCTCTGCCTCCCCTTTCTCCCCTGGTTCTGGTTCCTCCGAAGCCAAACGAGGTAGAGGAAGGCCACGCGGCTCCGGCAACCGCCAACTCCTTGCGGCTCTCG GAGAATACTTCACTGTCTCGGCCGGAGGGGGCTTTACACCCCATGTTGTGACCATTGACACAGGGGAG GATGTCATTGCGAGAATTCGTTCCTTCTCAGAGAAGGGTCCACGGACTACCTGCATACTATCTGCAAATGGAGCTGTCTCCAATGCTACCTTGCACCAGCAGGGTTCTTCTGGGGGTACCTTTACTTATGAG GGTCGATTTGAGATTCTTTCTCTGTCTGGATCATTCTCGAACGCTGCTACTGGGGGTGTGCGAAGTAGAACTCACTCGATAAATGTATCACTTGCAGGACCTGATGGCCGTGTTATTGGCGGAGGAGTTGCTGGTTTGTTGCTAGCTGCTAGTCCAATTCAA ATGATTGTTGGAAGCTTCAAGCCAAACGCTTTCAAGAATCAACAAGCAAAACTCAGCCAGTCAACAGCTGCAAAGCCTACTTCTCAGGCCAACCTCGACGATGACTGTGACACCCCCACCTCAGCCTTACCCAAACAACCATTCGCAGAGAATAGAATGTCTGACCCTACGGCAAGCACTACTCTCCGTCCAACAAGCTGGCATGGTCTGCATTCTCCAGAGCACAAGGTTTCCCCTGACATTAACATACGTCTACATGGAGAATAA
- the LOC122018506 gene encoding uncharacterized protein At4g22758-like, whose protein sequence is MASSSSQAKNLRGGQEGTAARVRRERAPPERSASFHHGTAAAPEHRQMRRPKTQPELLVLRGGATAPSYSPRRVPAKVLVNVTVQRSLGPVQVVASTDWTVGELAAAALGRYVREGRRAPLPAAGDPSAFELHYSQFSLECLDPEEKLIDLGSRNFFLCLKPDLVSGTMESNSSSATAGSCSKQAEKATKISWLSFIDCLL, encoded by the exons ATGGCATCCTCCTCCTCGCAGGCCAAGAACCTCCGCGGCGGCCAAGAAGGGACGGCGGCGCGCGTTCGTCGCGAACGCGCGCCGCCGGAGCGCTCGGCCTCGTTCCACCACGGGACCGCCGCGGCGCCGGAGCACCGCCAGATGCGGCGGCCCAAAACGCAGCCAGAGCTTCTCGTCCTCCGCGGCGGCGCCACGGCGCCGTCTTACTCGCCGCGGCGTGTGCCGGCGAAGGTGCTGGTGAACGTGACGGTGCAGCGGAGCCTGGGCCCCGTGCAGGTGGTGGCGTCCACCGACTGGACCGTCGGCGAGCTGGCGGCCGCGGCGCTGGGGCGGTACGTCAGGGAGGGTAGGAGGGCGCCGCTGCCCGCCGCCGGCGACCCATCGGCGTTCGAACTCCATTACTCCCAGTTCAGCCTCGAAT GTCTGGATCCCGAAGAAAAGCTGATCGATTTGGGATCGAGGAACTTCTTCCTGTGCCTCAAGCCTGATCTTGTGTCCGGAACCATGGAATCAAACTCCTCCTCTGCGACGGCGGGTTCCTGCTCGAAGCAAGCGGAGAAGGCGACGAAGATCTCCTGGTTAAGTTTCATAGATTGCTTGCTATGA